The Nicotiana tabacum cultivar K326 chromosome 14, ASM71507v2, whole genome shotgun sequence genome contains a region encoding:
- the LOC107774121 gene encoding nuclear transport factor 2A-like — protein sequence MDPDDVATAFVKHYYSTFDSNRVGLSNLYQEGSMLTFEGEKHQGSQNIVNKLTGLPFQQCKHNISTVDSQPSGPGGAMLVFVSGNLQLPGEQHPLKFSQMFHLMPTPQGGYYVLNDIFRLNYA from the exons ATGGATCCAGATGATGTGGCGACGGCATTCGTGAAGCACTACTACTCCACCTTCGACTCCAATCGGGTCGGGCTTTCTAACCTCTACCAAGAAGGCTCCATGTTAACCTTCGAAGGCGAGAAGCATCAGGGCTCTCAGAACATCGTCAACAAGCTGACCGGTCTCCCTTTTCAGCAGTGCAAGCACAATATCAGCACCGTCGATTCCCAGCCCTCTGGTCCCGGTGGCGCCATGCTTGTCTTTGTCAGCGGtaatctccaactccctggcgaACAGCATCCCCTCAAGTTCAGTCAG ATGTTTCATTTGATGCCAACACCGCAAGGAGGTTATTATGTGCTCAATGACATATTTCGTTTGAATTATGCATGA